The proteins below are encoded in one region of Vallitalea longa:
- the uvrC gene encoding excinuclease ABC subunit UvrC, giving the protein MFDIEEELKKLPMKPGVYLMKDIYGNIIYVGKAIKLRNRVRQYFRKSTNHSSKIKKMVTMIKSFEYIVTDSELEALILECNLIKKHRPKYNTLLKDDKSYPYIKVTVNEKYPRIIYARKLKKDKAKYFGPYTNVKGAKDTIEVITKIWKIRTCNKNLPKEIGKSRPCLNYHINKCHAPCQDYINEQEYRKLIAEILEFLNGKYDKVINILKDKMEKAAEELDFEKAAEYRDHMASVNSIACKQKIINASMEDQDVIAFAKAHDEALVQVYFVRNGKLIGREHFHLDGVEELHRRQVMTEFVKQFYSGTPFIPKEIILQEDIDEANIINAWLSSKKGQKVYIKVPQKGEKHKLVELAANNALLTFEQFGEKMRKEDMRTKGAVKEIVDILGIDDEVKRLEAYDISNIHGFESVGSMVVFEDGKPKRSDYRKFRIKSVKGPDDYKSMEEVLTRRFTHALEEQKEMLIKKQDLSLGKFTRLPNLILMDGGKGQVNIALKVLDAMGLSIPVCGMVKDDKHRTRGIFYNNIEYNIDKDSEGFKLITRIQDEAHRFAIEYHRKLRSKNAIQSILDDIEGIGPKRRVNLIKYFGSVEKIKETTVDELEKVEGINRKVAQTIYDFFHN; this is encoded by the coding sequence ATGTTTGATATAGAAGAAGAATTGAAAAAACTACCCATGAAACCGGGAGTTTACTTGATGAAGGATATATATGGGAATATTATATATGTTGGTAAAGCGATAAAACTTAGAAACAGGGTCAGACAATATTTTCGTAAGTCAACCAATCATTCTAGTAAAATTAAAAAAATGGTTACCATGATAAAGTCATTTGAGTATATAGTGACAGATTCTGAACTGGAAGCCCTTATTCTAGAGTGTAATCTAATCAAAAAACATAGACCCAAATATAATACGTTACTTAAGGATGATAAATCATATCCATATATAAAAGTAACTGTCAACGAGAAATATCCTAGAATCATTTATGCACGAAAGCTTAAAAAAGATAAAGCTAAATATTTCGGACCTTATACCAATGTAAAAGGTGCAAAAGATACTATTGAAGTAATTACCAAGATATGGAAGATAAGGACTTGCAATAAAAACCTACCAAAAGAAATAGGGAAGAGCAGACCTTGTCTCAATTACCATATCAATAAATGTCATGCTCCTTGTCAAGATTATATCAACGAACAGGAATATAGGAAATTGATAGCAGAAATATTGGAATTCCTCAACGGTAAATACGATAAAGTCATAAACATATTAAAAGATAAAATGGAAAAAGCAGCTGAAGAATTAGACTTCGAAAAAGCAGCGGAATATAGAGATCATATGGCAAGTGTTAATAGTATTGCATGTAAACAAAAGATCATAAATGCTTCAATGGAAGATCAAGATGTAATTGCTTTTGCAAAAGCTCATGACGAAGCATTGGTTCAAGTATATTTTGTTAGAAACGGCAAATTAATAGGTAGAGAACATTTTCACCTTGATGGAGTGGAAGAACTACATAGACGTCAAGTGATGACAGAATTCGTTAAGCAATTTTATTCAGGAACTCCATTCATACCGAAAGAAATCATCCTCCAAGAGGATATAGACGAAGCTAATATAATCAATGCTTGGCTGTCCAGTAAAAAAGGACAGAAAGTCTATATAAAAGTTCCACAAAAAGGTGAAAAACATAAACTGGTGGAATTGGCAGCCAACAATGCTTTACTTACCTTCGAGCAATTTGGTGAAAAAATGCGAAAAGAAGACATGAGAACTAAAGGTGCTGTAAAAGAAATTGTGGATATACTTGGTATTGATGATGAAGTCAAGAGATTAGAGGCATATGATATATCTAATATACATGGTTTCGAATCAGTCGGGTCCATGGTTGTCTTTGAAGACGGTAAGCCAAAGAGAAGCGATTATAGAAAATTCCGTATAAAATCAGTAAAAGGTCCTGATGATTATAAAAGCATGGAAGAAGTCTTGACAAGAAGATTTACCCATGCCCTAGAAGAGCAAAAAGAGATGCTTATAAAAAAACAAGACCTGAGTCTAGGAAAATTCACGAGATTACCTAACCTAATACTTATGGATGGAGGAAAAGGTCAAGTCAATATCGCTTTGAAGGTTTTAGATGCAATGGGTCTATCCATACCTGTTTGTGGAATGGTAAAAGATGATAAGCATAGGACAAGAGGAATCTTTTATAATAACATAGAGTATAATATTGACAAGGACAGCGAAGGTTTTAAACTTATAACAAGAATTCAAGATGAAGCGCATAGATTTGCTATAGAATATCATAGAAAATTAAGAAGTAAAAATGCTATTCAATCTATATTGGATGACATTGAAGGTATTGGTCCGAAGCGGAGGGTGAATCTGATTAAGTACTTTGGTTCGGTTGAAAAGATAAAAGAAACGACTGTTGATGAATTGGAAAAAGTTGAAGGTATAAATAGAAAAGTCGCTCAGACCATATATGATTTTTTCCATAATTAG
- the hprK gene encoding HPr(Ser) kinase/phosphatase, which yields MYTVKLTKLVDKMKLKNLTPEVDIENIVINHSDINRPALQLAGFFDYFDSERVQIIGKVEVTYLEKMDKEARKEVLNTLFSRKIPCLILSRELEPFDDMLEMAIANNVPILQTKKTTSAFMAEIIRWLSVQLAPRISIHGVLVDVYGEGVLIMGESGIGKSESALELIKRGHRLVADDVVEIKKVSEQTLLGSSPDIIRHFIELRGIGIIDVKTLFGVESVKKIQNIDLVIKLELWNPEKEYDRLGLKEEYIEILGNKVICHSIPIRPGRNIAIIVESAAINHRQKQMGYNAASDLVNRVSGNLKRRNEERDIKR from the coding sequence ATGTACACAGTGAAATTGACTAAATTAGTTGATAAGATGAAACTTAAAAATTTAACTCCAGAAGTAGATATTGAAAACATCGTAATTAATCATTCTGATATTAATAGACCCGCTTTACAGTTAGCAGGATTTTTTGATTATTTTGATTCAGAACGTGTTCAGATCATAGGTAAAGTAGAAGTGACTTACTTAGAGAAAATGGATAAGGAAGCAAGAAAAGAAGTACTGAATACCTTATTTTCAAGAAAGATACCTTGCTTGATATTATCAAGAGAATTAGAACCCTTTGACGATATGTTAGAAATGGCTATAGCCAATAATGTACCTATACTACAGACCAAAAAGACTACTTCAGCTTTTATGGCTGAAATAATAAGATGGTTAAGTGTACAATTGGCACCTAGAATATCAATACATGGTGTATTGGTAGATGTTTACGGCGAAGGTGTATTGATAATGGGTGAAAGTGGAATTGGAAAAAGCGAGTCTGCCCTTGAACTCATAAAAAGAGGTCACCGTCTAGTTGCAGATGATGTTGTAGAAATAAAGAAAGTATCAGAACAAACACTATTAGGCTCATCACCAGATATAATCAGACACTTCATAGAGCTTAGAGGTATTGGTATAATTGATGTGAAGACCTTATTTGGTGTTGAATCAGTGAAGAAAATTCAAAACATAGATTTGGTAATTAAATTGGAACTATGGAATCCTGAAAAAGAATACGATAGGTTAGGCTTGAAAGAAGAATATATAGAGATTCTAGGAAACAAAGTAATATGTCACTCTATACCTATACGTCCAGGAAGAAATATTGCTATCATTGTAGAGTCAGCAGCTATAAACCATAGACAGAAACAAATGGGGTATAATGCTGCAAGTGATTTGGTTAATAGGGTAAGCGGTAATTTAAAACGCAGAAATGAAGAAAGAGATATAAAAAGATAA
- a CDS encoding ROK family protein, with the protein MYNIGIDLGGTNIAAAIVAEDGTIIRKGSTPTLREREYQPILKDMAMLALKLIEEEGINLEDIHSIGVGSPGTPDPENGIIVYTNNLNFKNTPIRDEIRKYIDKPVYLGNDANVAALGEYECGAGVGYKDLVAITLGTGVGSGVIIDEKIIDGSFNGGAELGHVSIDFNGITCSCGRKGCWEQYSSATALIRDAKEAAAQNTDSLLYKMVDGDLDKMNAKIPFDAAQAGDEVAGAVIDNYVKLLAVGIVNVINIFQPEIIVLGGGVSAQGDNLIKPLKKEIINEIYGGEEAFKTKVQVAKLGNDAGIIGAAMLYRAYEK; encoded by the coding sequence ATGTATAACATTGGAATTGATTTAGGAGGAACAAATATAGCAGCCGCGATAGTTGCAGAAGATGGTACAATTATTAGAAAAGGTTCTACACCAACACTTAGGGAAAGGGAATATCAACCTATTCTAAAAGATATGGCAATGTTAGCCTTAAAACTAATTGAAGAAGAAGGAATAAATCTTGAAGACATACATTCCATAGGTGTAGGGAGTCCTGGAACACCAGACCCAGAAAACGGTATTATCGTGTATACCAATAATTTGAATTTCAAGAACACACCAATTAGAGATGAAATAAGAAAGTATATCGACAAACCGGTATACCTTGGAAATGATGCTAATGTTGCAGCTCTAGGAGAATATGAATGTGGAGCTGGAGTAGGTTATAAGGACCTTGTAGCCATTACACTTGGTACAGGTGTAGGTAGCGGCGTCATAATTGATGAAAAAATTATAGACGGTAGTTTTAATGGCGGAGCAGAACTTGGACATGTATCTATTGATTTTAATGGAATAACATGTAGTTGCGGCAGAAAAGGTTGTTGGGAACAATATTCATCAGCTACAGCTTTGATAAGAGATGCAAAAGAAGCAGCAGCCCAAAATACTGACTCTCTACTTTATAAGATGGTAGATGGGGACTTAGATAAGATGAATGCTAAAATTCCTTTTGATGCTGCACAAGCAGGAGATGAAGTTGCAGGTGCTGTAATAGATAATTATGTCAAACTTCTAGCAGTTGGAATCGTTAATGTTATCAATATATTCCAACCAGAAATTATTGTTCTAGGTGGTGGAGTATCAGCTCAAGGAGATAATCTGATTAAACCATTGAAAAAAGAAATAATCAATGAAATATATGGTGGAGAAGAAGCATTCAAAACCAAGGTTCAAGTAGCCAAATTAGGTAACGATGCTGGAATTATAGGTGCTGCTATGTTATATAGAGCTTATGAAAAATAA
- a CDS encoding FeoA family protein: protein MILSKAKLNKEYTVNSISGKDDMVRFLFSLGCYEGEKVTIISKVATNYIINIKDSRYGIDEQLAKIIQVA from the coding sequence ATGATTTTATCGAAAGCAAAGTTAAATAAAGAATATACAGTAAATTCAATATCAGGGAAAGATGATATGGTAAGATTCCTTTTTTCTTTAGGATGTTATGAAGGTGAAAAAGTAACTATTATTTCAAAAGTTGCAACAAATTACATTATTAATATAAAAGATAGTCGTTATGGTATTGACGAACAGTTAGCTAAGATAATTCAAGTTGCTTAA
- the feoB gene encoding ferrous iron transport protein B, producing the protein MKIALTGNPNSGKTTMFNALTGKIEHVGNWAGVTVEKKVAKLKSNLKSNKSEEVMVVDLPGAYSMSPFTSEESITSDFVKEENPDVIINVVDASNLNRSLFFTTQLLELGIPVVVALNKYDMVKRSGLIIDVPRLKNLLNCQVIETSALKESGLKELATSAIEYGKRKGGQVAPKIVEDDFEIKNKADAEKSDKMRFNFVNAITKKVEVRKVKSSNVTIADKADRIIAHKWLGIPIFGLILWAVFYISQTWLGPLLAGYLETGIEMLSNTVSGALESAGTNDFLNALIVDGIIGGVGAVIGFLPLIMVLFFLLSLLEDCGYMARVAVVMDRFFKKIGLSGKSIIPMVVGYGCAIPGVMATRTIKSERQKRMTAMLTPFIPCGAKAPIIGLFVAVFFPKASYMAPITYFVAITLIILVGLLVKRITKAETEVNYFMIELPEYRLPSIKRAILSMLDRAKGFIVKAGTIILVCNAAVFILQSFDFSLKLVGDEGVSSSMLATIAKPAAFLFIPLGFGIWQFAAAAVTGFIAKENVVATLAVCFALFGDNAEAALSTPGSDNVLIAAGGLTAVSALAYMFFNLFTPPCFAAIGAMNAEMGSKKWLWGAIGIQFGVGYTLALLVNQIGSLIVYGKPAEGFVASIIILIAVVILLITLIKRNKYEGVEGINQSRQQKEIA; encoded by the coding sequence ATGAAAATTGCATTAACAGGGAATCCTAATAGTGGGAAAACGACAATGTTTAATGCGTTAACGGGAAAAATTGAGCATGTCGGCAACTGGGCTGGTGTTACAGTTGAAAAGAAAGTTGCAAAATTGAAGAGTAATCTTAAGAGTAATAAGTCAGAAGAAGTTATGGTTGTAGACTTACCAGGTGCTTATTCAATGAGTCCATTTACATCAGAAGAAAGTATAACAAGTGATTTTGTTAAAGAAGAGAATCCAGACGTTATTATTAATGTTGTTGATGCTTCTAATCTAAATAGAAGTTTGTTTTTCACAACACAACTTTTGGAATTAGGCATTCCTGTTGTTGTAGCTCTTAATAAATATGATATGGTTAAGAGAAGTGGTCTTATCATAGATGTACCACGATTAAAAAACCTATTGAATTGTCAAGTAATAGAAACTTCAGCATTAAAAGAGTCAGGACTTAAAGAATTAGCTACCTCCGCTATAGAGTATGGTAAAAGAAAAGGCGGTCAAGTGGCTCCAAAAATAGTTGAAGATGATTTTGAAATAAAGAATAAAGCAGATGCAGAAAAATCCGATAAAATGAGATTTAATTTTGTTAATGCGATAACCAAAAAGGTTGAAGTTAGAAAAGTGAAATCTAGCAATGTGACTATAGCTGATAAAGCAGATCGTATTATCGCTCATAAATGGTTAGGTATTCCAATATTTGGATTGATTTTATGGGCAGTATTTTACATATCTCAGACTTGGCTTGGACCGTTGTTAGCTGGATATCTAGAAACAGGAATAGAAATGCTGTCGAATACGGTTTCAGGTGCACTGGAAAGTGCAGGTACTAATGATTTCTTGAATGCATTAATTGTTGATGGTATTATTGGCGGTGTTGGTGCCGTAATAGGTTTCTTACCATTAATCATGGTTCTATTTTTCTTACTCTCATTATTAGAAGATTGTGGTTATATGGCACGTGTTGCTGTTGTAATGGATAGATTCTTCAAAAAGATCGGACTTTCAGGGAAGTCGATTATACCTATGGTAGTAGGATATGGTTGTGCAATACCTGGAGTTATGGCAACAAGAACAATTAAGAGTGAAAGACAGAAAAGAATGACAGCGATGTTGACTCCTTTCATTCCTTGCGGTGCGAAAGCCCCTATTATCGGATTGTTTGTAGCAGTTTTCTTTCCAAAAGCATCATATATGGCTCCAATAACATATTTTGTAGCGATTACATTAATTATTCTTGTGGGATTATTAGTTAAGAGAATAACAAAAGCTGAAACAGAAGTTAATTATTTTATGATTGAATTACCAGAATACCGCTTACCAAGTATCAAAAGAGCTATACTTTCAATGCTAGACCGTGCTAAAGGATTTATTGTGAAAGCTGGTACAATTATCTTAGTATGTAATGCGGCAGTATTTATTTTACAATCTTTTGATTTTAGTTTAAAATTAGTAGGAGACGAAGGAGTAAGTTCGAGTATGTTAGCAACCATTGCTAAACCGGCAGCCTTCTTATTTATTCCATTAGGATTCGGAATATGGCAATTTGCAGCAGCTGCAGTAACAGGCTTTATAGCCAAAGAGAATGTAGTTGCAACACTTGCAGTTTGTTTTGCATTATTTGGTGATAATGCTGAGGCAGCGCTTAGTACACCAGGTAGTGATAATGTACTTATTGCAGCTGGTGGATTAACAGCAGTAAGTGCATTAGCTTATATGTTCTTTAACTTATTCACACCACCTTGTTTTGCAGCCATTGGTGCAATGAATGCTGAAATGGGGTCTAAAAAATGGCTATGGGGAGCAATAGGAATACAATTTGGAGTAGGATATACTTTAGCTCTATTAGTCAATCAAATTGGTTCACTTATAGTATACGGTAAACCTGCAGAAGGTTTCGTGGCATCAATAATAATTTTAATAGCTGTAGTTATATTGTTGATTACACTAATCAAGAGAAACAAATATGAAGGAGTAGAAGGCATTAACCAAAGCCGACAACAAAAGGAGATAGCTTAG
- a CDS encoding FeoB-associated Cys-rich membrane protein, giving the protein MGNFIAAFIIILLVGLAIYKMYKDKKAGKKCSGCSNCPAQYNCQSKK; this is encoded by the coding sequence ATGGGAAATTTTATTGCTGCCTTTATTATCATTCTTTTAGTAGGATTGGCTATTTATAAAATGTACAAAGACAAAAAAGCGGGGAAAAAGTGCAGTGGATGTAGTAATTGTCCTGCACAGTATAACTGTCAATCTAAAAAATAA
- a CDS encoding B12-binding domain-containing radical SAM protein: MVNNIQIIYFEGDNSYLSWCKIGYTVSSLKEMDDTQIFVDNVNINNINESIEKIKCNNPSIIIVFLKSKTYNLAKSFINTYKKDIASVFICGCHTLATSFPKKILEDNSNIDSVIFGEEDIIAYNLCKTLFANESLENCSGIAYKNGKEVKVNTPFISNYKMDDLPFPDRYEFPHNKKFFHILGSRGCLGNCSFCNMNVLYKNNIMLRQKFRSIDNIVTEIDYLVNEFDCKYVGFSDSTFCGIKDKYSPIYRLKELYNSLSYKEYNIQFFLNMRAEQITEESIIWLEKLNEIGLSIIFIGFESFNNNDLKLYNKIATCKENINAVRLINKSLLKNKHGFMIDLQYGFINFNPYSTLENIKENVNYLRKFELKLTPKILLSKIAVHHGTAIHKRLVKDNLCSSEVKFYDSTIEYKFVDSKVNRLYNILHNFFKDIDFGNYDHYSILYNRYINLYGITDFIVSLNKTYKQYLILQSDFCFNIFCEAIQNINIINENKYDYNFNENITFEKLKNNKMKLDNKLNRLYIELARINQLSYF; encoded by the coding sequence ATGGTAAATAATATACAGATTATATATTTTGAAGGAGATAATAGTTATCTTTCTTGGTGTAAAATCGGTTATACAGTTTCAAGTTTAAAAGAAATGGATGATACTCAAATTTTTGTTGATAATGTAAATATAAATAATATAAATGAATCAATTGAAAAAATTAAATGTAATAATCCATCCATCATAATTGTTTTTTTAAAGAGTAAAACTTATAACTTAGCAAAAAGTTTCATCAATACATACAAAAAAGATATTGCAAGTGTGTTTATTTGTGGTTGCCATACACTAGCTACTTCTTTTCCAAAAAAAATTTTAGAAGATAACAGTAATATTGATAGTGTAATTTTCGGTGAAGAAGATATTATAGCATATAATTTATGTAAAACATTATTTGCTAATGAATCTTTAGAAAATTGTAGTGGAATTGCATATAAAAATGGTAAAGAAGTAAAAGTAAATACACCATTTATTTCTAACTATAAAATGGATGATTTACCTTTTCCAGATAGATATGAATTTCCACATAATAAAAAATTCTTTCATATTCTAGGATCAAGAGGTTGTTTAGGTAATTGTTCATTTTGTAACATGAATGTATTGTATAAAAATAATATTATGTTAAGACAGAAATTCAGAAGTATTGATAATATTGTGACAGAAATAGATTATTTGGTTAATGAATTTGATTGCAAATACGTAGGGTTTTCTGATTCAACTTTTTGTGGTATTAAGGATAAATACAGTCCAATTTATAGATTAAAAGAGTTATATAATAGTTTGAGTTATAAAGAATATAATATTCAATTTTTTTTGAATATGAGAGCAGAGCAAATAACAGAAGAATCAATAATATGGTTAGAGAAATTAAATGAAATCGGATTAAGCATCATTTTTATCGGATTTGAATCTTTCAATAATAATGATCTGAAATTATATAATAAAATTGCTACATGTAAAGAAAACATTAATGCAGTAAGGCTAATTAATAAATCATTATTAAAAAATAAACATGGTTTTATGATAGATTTACAATATGGTTTCATAAATTTCAATCCTTACTCAACATTAGAAAATATAAAAGAAAATGTTAATTATTTAAGGAAATTTGAACTAAAATTAACCCCCAAAATTTTGTTAAGTAAAATTGCTGTTCATCATGGTACAGCAATACATAAAAGATTAGTTAAAGATAATTTATGTTCATCGGAAGTGAAATTTTACGATAGTACAATAGAATATAAATTTGTTGATAGTAAAGTTAATAGATTATACAATATCTTACATAATTTTTTTAAGGATATAGATTTTGGTAATTATGATCATTATAGTATTTTGTACAACAGATATATTAATTTATATGGTATAACAGATTTTATAGTTAGTTTAAATAAAACGTATAAACAATATTTAATATTGCAATCAGATTTTTGTTTTAATATATTCTGTGAAGCTATTCAAAATATAAATATAATAAATGAAAATAAATATGATTATAATTTTAATGAAAATATAACGTTTGAAAAATTAAAAAATAATAAAATGAAATTAGATAATAAATTAAATAGATTATATATTGAATTGGCACGTATTAATCAATTATCATATTTCTAA